A region from the Acanthopagrus latus isolate v.2019 chromosome 8, fAcaLat1.1, whole genome shotgun sequence genome encodes:
- the rpl27a gene encoding 60S ribosomal protein L27a, with translation MPTKKTKTRKLRGHVSHGHGRIGKHRKHPGGRGNAGGMHHHRINFDKYHPGYFGKVGMRHYHLKRNTTHCPTINLDKLWTLVSEQTRVNYGKKPEGPAPIIDAVRAGYYKVLGKGKLPKQPVIVKAKFFSRRAEEKIKAVGGACVLMA, from the exons ATG CCTACCAAGAAGACCAAGACCAGGAAGCTCCGAGGACATGTCAGCCACGGACATGGTCGCATTG GCAAGCACAGAAAGCATCCTGGAGGTCGTGGTAATGCCGGTGGTATGCATCACCACAGAATCAACTTTGACAAATA CCATCCTGGGTACTTTGGTAAGGTGGGTATGAGACATTACCACCTGAAGAGGAACACCACCCACTGCCCCACCATCAACCTGGACAAGCTGTGGACGCTGGTTAGCGAGCAGACCAGGGTCAACTATGGCAAGAAGCCAGAGGGACCTGCACCCATCATCGATGCTGTGCGCGCT gGTTACTACAAAGTTCTGGGCAAAGGCAAGCTGCCCAAGCAGCCTGTGATCGTGAAGGCCAAGTTCTTCAGCCGACGGGCTGAGGAGAAGATCAAGGCAGTGGGAGGAGCCTGTGTGCTGATGGCATAA
- the akip1 gene encoding A-kinase-interacting protein 1: protein MASQAWLESSLRRSASLGLEVLERASRRSVDWTSTAASQTPTTTDEEPEIPVKRARSELDDVFATIADYMAQTTHQCKRFYESGCCATPTDTERNHVSRFHTRAAAGMTMPALSARKHARAPSNKDRVSAASEDFFIEVSPGTYAITAGLPESQQQTQLVSVKAGESVNLTFNL, encoded by the exons ATGGCGAGCCAAGCCTGGCTGGAGTCTTCTCTGCGGCGCTCTGCCAGTCTGGGCCTGGAGGTGCTGGAGCGGGCCTCCAGGCGGAGCGTAGACTGGACAAGCACAGCAGCCTCCCAGACCCCCACTACTACAGATGAGGAGCCAGAAATTCCTGTCAAG AGAGCACGCTCAGAGCTTGATGATGTCTTTGCAACTATCGCAGATTACATGGCACAGACGACCCATCAGTGCAAG aggttTTATGAGTCTGGCTGCTGCGCTACACCCACCGACACTGAGAGGAACCACGTGTCCAGGTTCCATACACGGGCAGCAGCTGGAATGACGATGCCTGCACTGTCGGCCAGAAAACATGCAAGGGCTCCGTCCAACAAA GACCGTGTGTCAGCAGCAAGTGAAGATTTCTTCATCGAGGTTTCCCCGGGGACGTACGCCATCACTGCCGGCCTGCctgagtcgcagcagcagacTCAGCTGGTCAGCGTCAAAGCTGGAGAGAGCGTCAACCTCACCTTCAATCTGTGA
- the c8h11orf16 gene encoding uncharacterized protein C11orf16 homolog isoform X1 gives MQHHFCGGQLREHEARPGVSETPADPDTADKGFTQGFSVQHHDILRQGEVGLTAHYITNILKDNLKSACWSPHMLPCAPDTVYMALSWIHSISCSHGRDLLSALSVALTDAACHAVHLICTDLPDRLDALLTALPALAAGRPVNIFYLLDPGGQLDRNTQHYLQCLTQATGGSCYVIAVGLNGGLEKVIPLYIESSQSTVPTLSSVKCCWPSTSVSVPQNTSAPLLRCSLGNPLRPVTSCMLSGQTLSPEFFPGCRVLARREVDGFYYMGTAIQQVQSRGGVWVVEFDHPGSTSLGVVSSQRQMVCSLDMVNHTGAHTRCLVPGDAVLSPWEPDLKRYGPGRVMAATERRDVDGVRSLRVLMWNNCVSLVPGTLVLPISAPHHDRIVRELQITTLASGRCCSWLCARSSSCTPQLLCRDWCQSSPHCCSVTNHRPCSCRSSSGRLDGFARADNDTDVRKCDPEVPSSSSSCLSVGETRVTSPPAVKLRSKEQRPPWRYWRRTGSEPQHRQPGSAVPKRTSQPVRFSFPVPQISASPNHSSMFQPLPGAKGRIANIRDVLGMTNFKPRPPAGLRPFSGISTSAVCT, from the exons ATGCAACATCACTTTTGTGGTGGGCAGCTCAGAGAACATGAGGCCCGTCCTGGGGTCAGTGAAACGCCTGCTGATCCAGACACTGCTGACAAAGGCTTCACTCAGGGATTCTCTGTTCAACATCATGACATTCTCAGGCAAGGTGAGGTGGGACTGACTGCTCATTACATCACCAAcatcttaaaggacaacttaaag TCGGCCTGCTGGTCCCCCCACATGCTTCCCTGTGCTCCTGACACAGTCTACATGGCTCTGTCCTGGATTCactccatcagctgcagccaCGGCAGAGATCTCCTGTCCGCCCTGAGCGTGGCTCTCACCGATGCCGCATGTCACGCCGTCCACCTGATCTGCACCGACCTCCCCGACCGTCTGGACGCCCTGCTGACAGCCCTGCCCGCCCTGGCAGCTGGGAGGCCGGTGAACATCTTCTACCTGCTGGACCCAGGCGGCCAGCTGGACAGAAACACTCAACACTACCTGCAGTGTCTGACGCAAGCCACAGGAGGGAGCTGTTACGTGATTGCAGTTGGTTTGAATGGAGGTCTGGAGAAG GTGATTCCACTATATATTGAGTCAAGCCAATCAACAGTACCAACACTCTCTTCAGTCAAGTGTTGCTGGCCTTCCACTTCAGTCTCAGTCCCACAAAACACTTCAGCCCCTCTGCTCAG GTGCAGTCTGGGTAATCCTCTCCGTCCTGTTACCTCCTGCATGCTGTCTGGTCAAACCCTGAGTCCAGAGTTCTTCCCAGGATGCCGAGTGCTGGCCAGGAGGGAGGTGGATGGCTTCTACTACATGGGCACTGCAATACAACAAGTACAG AGCCGCGGAGGAGTTTGGGTTGTTGAGTTCGACCACCCAGGGAGCACCAGTTTGGGGGTCGTCTCCTCACAGAGGCAGATGGTTTGTTCCCTCGACATGGTGAACCACACCGGCGCTCACACACGCTGTCTGGTACCTGGTGATGCTGTGCTGTCGCCATGGGAACCAGATCTGAAGAGATATGGGCCAGGGAGAGTGATGGCCGCCACAGAGCGCAGAGATG TTGATGGTGTTAGGAGCCTCCGGGTGCTGATGTGGAACAACTGTGTGTCTCTGGTTCCTGGCACTCTGGTTTTACCCATTTCAGCCCCTCACCATGACCGAATAGTCAGGGAGCTCCAGATCACAACACTAGCCTCTGGTCGTTGCTGCAGCTGGCTTTGTGCTCGCAGCTCCTCCTGCActcctcagctgctctgcagAGACTGGTGTCAGTCCTCACctcactgctgctcagtcaCAAACCACCGGCCATGTAGCTGTAGGTCCAGCAGCGGAAGACTGGATGGATTTGCGAGGGCAGACAACGATACAGATGTCAGAAAGTGTGACCCTGAGGtgccatcctcctcctcttcatgtcTCTCTGTGGGTGAGACCAGAGTGAcgtctcctcctgcagtgaAGCTGAGGAGTAAAGAGCAGCGTCCTCCCTGGAGGTACTGGAGAAGAACTGGTTCAGAGCCACAACACAGACAACCAG GGAGTGCAGTGCCCAAGAGGACATCACAACCTGTAAGGTTCAGCTTCCCTGTCCCACAGATCAGTGCCTCGCCCAATCACAGCTCTATGTTTCAGCCACTTCCGGGTGCTAAAGGAAGAATAGCAAACATCAGAGATGTTCTTGGAATGACCAACTTCAAACCTCGACCACCAGCTGGACTGCGGCCTTTCTCTGGCATCAGTACTTCTGCTGTTTGCACATAA
- the c8h11orf16 gene encoding uncharacterized protein C11orf16 homolog isoform X2: MQHHFCGGQLREHEARPGVSETPADPDTADKGFTQGFSVQHHDILRQGEVGLTAHYITNILKDNLKSACWSPHMLPCAPDTVYMALSWIHSISCSHGRDLLSALSVALTDAACHAVHLICTDLPDRLDALLTALPALAAGRPVNIFYLLDPGGQLDRNTQHYLQCLTQATGGSCYVIAVGLNGGLEKVIPLYIESSQSTVPTLSSVKCCWPSTSVSVPQNTSAPLLRCSLGNPLRPVTSCMLSGQTLSPEFFPGCRVLARREVDGFYYMGTAIQQVQSRGGVWVVEFDHPGSTSLGVVSSQRQMVCSLDMVNHTGAHTRCLVPGDAVLSPWEPDLKRYGPGRVMAATERRDAPHHDRIVRELQITTLASGRCCSWLCARSSSCTPQLLCRDWCQSSPHCCSVTNHRPCSCRSSSGRLDGFARADNDTDVRKCDPEVPSSSSSCLSVGETRVTSPPAVKLRSKEQRPPWRYWRRTGSEPQHRQPGSAVPKRTSQPVRFSFPVPQISASPNHSSMFQPLPGAKGRIANIRDVLGMTNFKPRPPAGLRPFSGISTSAVCT; this comes from the exons ATGCAACATCACTTTTGTGGTGGGCAGCTCAGAGAACATGAGGCCCGTCCTGGGGTCAGTGAAACGCCTGCTGATCCAGACACTGCTGACAAAGGCTTCACTCAGGGATTCTCTGTTCAACATCATGACATTCTCAGGCAAGGTGAGGTGGGACTGACTGCTCATTACATCACCAAcatcttaaaggacaacttaaag TCGGCCTGCTGGTCCCCCCACATGCTTCCCTGTGCTCCTGACACAGTCTACATGGCTCTGTCCTGGATTCactccatcagctgcagccaCGGCAGAGATCTCCTGTCCGCCCTGAGCGTGGCTCTCACCGATGCCGCATGTCACGCCGTCCACCTGATCTGCACCGACCTCCCCGACCGTCTGGACGCCCTGCTGACAGCCCTGCCCGCCCTGGCAGCTGGGAGGCCGGTGAACATCTTCTACCTGCTGGACCCAGGCGGCCAGCTGGACAGAAACACTCAACACTACCTGCAGTGTCTGACGCAAGCCACAGGAGGGAGCTGTTACGTGATTGCAGTTGGTTTGAATGGAGGTCTGGAGAAG GTGATTCCACTATATATTGAGTCAAGCCAATCAACAGTACCAACACTCTCTTCAGTCAAGTGTTGCTGGCCTTCCACTTCAGTCTCAGTCCCACAAAACACTTCAGCCCCTCTGCTCAG GTGCAGTCTGGGTAATCCTCTCCGTCCTGTTACCTCCTGCATGCTGTCTGGTCAAACCCTGAGTCCAGAGTTCTTCCCAGGATGCCGAGTGCTGGCCAGGAGGGAGGTGGATGGCTTCTACTACATGGGCACTGCAATACAACAAGTACAG AGCCGCGGAGGAGTTTGGGTTGTTGAGTTCGACCACCCAGGGAGCACCAGTTTGGGGGTCGTCTCCTCACAGAGGCAGATGGTTTGTTCCCTCGACATGGTGAACCACACCGGCGCTCACACACGCTGTCTGGTACCTGGTGATGCTGTGCTGTCGCCATGGGAACCAGATCTGAAGAGATATGGGCCAGGGAGAGTGATGGCCGCCACAGAGCGCAGAGATG CCCCTCACCATGACCGAATAGTCAGGGAGCTCCAGATCACAACACTAGCCTCTGGTCGTTGCTGCAGCTGGCTTTGTGCTCGCAGCTCCTCCTGCActcctcagctgctctgcagAGACTGGTGTCAGTCCTCACctcactgctgctcagtcaCAAACCACCGGCCATGTAGCTGTAGGTCCAGCAGCGGAAGACTGGATGGATTTGCGAGGGCAGACAACGATACAGATGTCAGAAAGTGTGACCCTGAGGtgccatcctcctcctcttcatgtcTCTCTGTGGGTGAGACCAGAGTGAcgtctcctcctgcagtgaAGCTGAGGAGTAAAGAGCAGCGTCCTCCCTGGAGGTACTGGAGAAGAACTGGTTCAGAGCCACAACACAGACAACCAG GGAGTGCAGTGCCCAAGAGGACATCACAACCTGTAAGGTTCAGCTTCCCTGTCCCACAGATCAGTGCCTCGCCCAATCACAGCTCTATGTTTCAGCCACTTCCGGGTGCTAAAGGAAGAATAGCAAACATCAGAGATGTTCTTGGAATGACCAACTTCAAACCTCGACCACCAGCTGGACTGCGGCCTTTCTCTGGCATCAGTACTTCTGCTGTTTGCACATAA
- the c8h11orf16 gene encoding uncharacterized protein C11orf16 homolog isoform X3, producing MRPVLGSVKRLLIQTLLTKASLRDSLFNIMTFSGKSACWSPHMLPCAPDTVYMALSWIHSISCSHGRDLLSALSVALTDAACHAVHLICTDLPDRLDALLTALPALAAGRPVNIFYLLDPGGQLDRNTQHYLQCLTQATGGSCYVIAVGLNGGLEKVIPLYIESSQSTVPTLSSVKCCWPSTSVSVPQNTSAPLLRCSLGNPLRPVTSCMLSGQTLSPEFFPGCRVLARREVDGFYYMGTAIQQVQSRGGVWVVEFDHPGSTSLGVVSSQRQMVCSLDMVNHTGAHTRCLVPGDAVLSPWEPDLKRYGPGRVMAATERRDVDGVRSLRVLMWNNCVSLVPGTLVLPISAPHHDRIVRELQITTLASGRCCSWLCARSSSCTPQLLCRDWCQSSPHCCSVTNHRPCSCRSSSGRLDGFARADNDTDVRKCDPEVPSSSSSCLSVGETRVTSPPAVKLRSKEQRPPWRYWRRTGSEPQHRQPGSAVPKRTSQPVRFSFPVPQISASPNHSSMFQPLPGAKGRIANIRDVLGMTNFKPRPPAGLRPFSGISTSAVCT from the exons ATGAGGCCCGTCCTGGGGTCAGTGAAACGCCTGCTGATCCAGACACTGCTGACAAAGGCTTCACTCAGGGATTCTCTGTTCAACATCATGACATTCTCAGGCAAG TCGGCCTGCTGGTCCCCCCACATGCTTCCCTGTGCTCCTGACACAGTCTACATGGCTCTGTCCTGGATTCactccatcagctgcagccaCGGCAGAGATCTCCTGTCCGCCCTGAGCGTGGCTCTCACCGATGCCGCATGTCACGCCGTCCACCTGATCTGCACCGACCTCCCCGACCGTCTGGACGCCCTGCTGACAGCCCTGCCCGCCCTGGCAGCTGGGAGGCCGGTGAACATCTTCTACCTGCTGGACCCAGGCGGCCAGCTGGACAGAAACACTCAACACTACCTGCAGTGTCTGACGCAAGCCACAGGAGGGAGCTGTTACGTGATTGCAGTTGGTTTGAATGGAGGTCTGGAGAAG GTGATTCCACTATATATTGAGTCAAGCCAATCAACAGTACCAACACTCTCTTCAGTCAAGTGTTGCTGGCCTTCCACTTCAGTCTCAGTCCCACAAAACACTTCAGCCCCTCTGCTCAG GTGCAGTCTGGGTAATCCTCTCCGTCCTGTTACCTCCTGCATGCTGTCTGGTCAAACCCTGAGTCCAGAGTTCTTCCCAGGATGCCGAGTGCTGGCCAGGAGGGAGGTGGATGGCTTCTACTACATGGGCACTGCAATACAACAAGTACAG AGCCGCGGAGGAGTTTGGGTTGTTGAGTTCGACCACCCAGGGAGCACCAGTTTGGGGGTCGTCTCCTCACAGAGGCAGATGGTTTGTTCCCTCGACATGGTGAACCACACCGGCGCTCACACACGCTGTCTGGTACCTGGTGATGCTGTGCTGTCGCCATGGGAACCAGATCTGAAGAGATATGGGCCAGGGAGAGTGATGGCCGCCACAGAGCGCAGAGATG TTGATGGTGTTAGGAGCCTCCGGGTGCTGATGTGGAACAACTGTGTGTCTCTGGTTCCTGGCACTCTGGTTTTACCCATTTCAGCCCCTCACCATGACCGAATAGTCAGGGAGCTCCAGATCACAACACTAGCCTCTGGTCGTTGCTGCAGCTGGCTTTGTGCTCGCAGCTCCTCCTGCActcctcagctgctctgcagAGACTGGTGTCAGTCCTCACctcactgctgctcagtcaCAAACCACCGGCCATGTAGCTGTAGGTCCAGCAGCGGAAGACTGGATGGATTTGCGAGGGCAGACAACGATACAGATGTCAGAAAGTGTGACCCTGAGGtgccatcctcctcctcttcatgtcTCTCTGTGGGTGAGACCAGAGTGAcgtctcctcctgcagtgaAGCTGAGGAGTAAAGAGCAGCGTCCTCCCTGGAGGTACTGGAGAAGAACTGGTTCAGAGCCACAACACAGACAACCAG GGAGTGCAGTGCCCAAGAGGACATCACAACCTGTAAGGTTCAGCTTCCCTGTCCCACAGATCAGTGCCTCGCCCAATCACAGCTCTATGTTTCAGCCACTTCCGGGTGCTAAAGGAAGAATAGCAAACATCAGAGATGTTCTTGGAATGACCAACTTCAAACCTCGACCACCAGCTGGACTGCGGCCTTTCTCTGGCATCAGTACTTCTGCTGTTTGCACATAA
- the LOC119023849 gene encoding nuclear receptor-interacting protein 3-like yields MLTGMRTETRGDSVVLDAAALRQQRRLKQAIQFLHKDSADLLPLDGLKKLGTSKQGQPHHIIQKRLLETKMSRGRVNMCGVSPNNGQILLSCTHFNSNEDEEEEEEDFIYVPSKCLGHEVNLLIDTGCKLNLMSSVTVERLGLKDLVDENKMETEGFPFQRKLCVDGHIRELSLTVGQLRIMCSFAIIESNRPLMSLGNKTLKKLKCVIDTEKQMLVFGTNVREQVQFVKKPFNESSYDFSNL; encoded by the exons ATGCTCACAGGGATGCGGACGGAGACCCGCGGGGACTCGGTGGTCCTGGATGCTGCGGCtctgaggcagcagaggaggctgaaGCAGGCGATCCAGTTCCTCCATAAAGACTCAGCTGACCTGCTGCCTTTGGATGGACTGAAGAAGCTCGGGACATCAAAACAGGGG CAGCCACACCATATCATCCAGAAGCGCCTGCTGGAGACCAAGATGTCCCGGGGGAGGGTGAACATGTGCGGGGTGAGCCCAAACAACGGGCAGATCCTTCTGAGCTGCACTCATTTCAATTCAAAtgaagacgaggaagaggaggaggaagatttcATCTATGTGCCCAGTAAG TGTTTAGGACACGAGGTGAACTTGCTGATCGACACCGGCTGCAAACTGAACCTGATGTCCTCAGTAACTGTGGAGAGACTCGG TTTGAAAGATCTGGTCGATGAGAACAAAATGGAGACAGAGGGATTTCCGTTTCAGCGGAAGCTTTGTGTCGATGGACACATCAGAGAGCTCAGCCTCACCGTCGGGCAACTCCGAATTATGTGCTCCTTTGCTATAATAG AGAGTAACAGACCACTGATGTCCCTTGGAAACAAGACATTAAAGAAACTTAAG TGTGTAATTGACACTGAAAAGCAGATGTTGGTGTTTGGCACGAACGTGAGGGAGCAAGTTCAATTTGTCAAGAAGCCATTCAATGAAAG TTCCTACGACTTCAGCAACCTGTGA